A stretch of the Serratia marcescens genome encodes the following:
- a CDS encoding DcrB-related protein, whose product MLNTLAKLTAVAVLAVGLAACDNKDDTKPAVPPPDTKPTVTQPAPPPPPAPVETPPAPPGLNVSLQKGKITFELPPGFSDQTLNSGIINDSTSTIQRFLDGKSRQSAVSSEVIPPDGMKLNTSDKMLKELAQSAITVLAERYQNIQTTKEENFSVGKQKFRRVDTEQTVNGQKVVSTLVLTVFNKRVVTLQMLSPAKTPEVHQALVQRIIDTLAVK is encoded by the coding sequence ATGTTAAACACCCTGGCAAAACTGACCGCGGTCGCCGTGTTGGCGGTTGGACTGGCGGCCTGCGACAACAAGGACGACACCAAACCGGCGGTGCCGCCACCGGACACCAAGCCGACCGTGACGCAGCCCGCGCCACCGCCGCCGCCTGCGCCGGTAGAAACCCCGCCCGCGCCACCGGGGCTGAACGTCTCGCTGCAGAAGGGCAAAATCACCTTCGAGCTGCCGCCGGGCTTTAGCGATCAGACGCTGAACAGCGGCATCATCAACGACAGCACCTCCACCATTCAGCGCTTTCTCGACGGCAAGTCGCGCCAGAGCGCGGTCTCGTCCGAAGTGATCCCGCCGGACGGCATGAAGCTCAACACCAGCGACAAAATGCTGAAAGAGCTGGCGCAGAGCGCCATCACGGTGCTGGCCGAACGCTATCAGAATATCCAGACCACCAAAGAAGAGAACTTCAGCGTCGGCAAACAGAAGTTTCGCCGGGTGGATACCGAGCAGACCGTCAACGGGCAAAAGGTGGTCTCCACCCTGGTGTTGACGGTGTTCAACAAGCGGGTAGTGACGCTGCAAATGCTGTCGCCGGCCAAAACGCCGGAAGTGCATCAGGCGCTGGTGCAGCGGATTATCGATACCCTGGCGGTGAAGTAA
- the selA gene encoding L-seryl-tRNA(Sec) selenium transferase, producing MSTESHLLYSQLPAIDRLLREPAIEPLVAQHGQTLIGELLRRLQAEARAAIKQQQRLPAWCGDWPQALRAELARQQRPALLPVFNLSGTVLHTNLGRALLAQPVKEAVSAVMGEAVTLEYDLDGAGRGHRDRAVADLLCRLTGAEDACIVNNNAAAVLLMLAAIAPGKEVVVSRGELVEIGGAFRIPDVMRQAGCQLVEVGTTNRTHLKDYRQAINEQTGLLMKVHTSNYSIQGFTAAVDEAELAQLGAEQGVPTATDLGSGSLIDMAQYGLPAEPMPQRLLAAGIDLVTFSGDKLLGGPQAGIIVGKKALIARLQQHPLKRALRVGKLTLAALEATLRLYLQPEKLAEQLPTLRLLTRPQQEMQQAAERLLVALTPRFTADFELRAEPCWSQIGSGSLPVDRLPSYALTFTPRDGRGATLEALAERWRRLPQPVIGRLGDGRLWLDLRCLEQEGALIDALSAS from the coding sequence ATGAGCACTGAATCCCACCTTCTTTACAGCCAACTGCCCGCCATTGACCGCCTGCTGCGAGAACCCGCGATTGAACCGCTGGTGGCGCAGCATGGCCAGACGCTGATCGGCGAACTGCTGCGCCGGCTGCAGGCCGAGGCGCGCGCCGCTATCAAGCAACAGCAACGTTTACCCGCCTGGTGCGGCGACTGGCCGCAGGCGCTGCGGGCGGAGCTGGCCCGGCAGCAACGCCCGGCTTTGCTGCCGGTGTTCAACCTCAGCGGCACCGTATTGCACACCAACCTCGGGCGCGCCCTGCTGGCGCAGCCGGTGAAGGAGGCGGTGAGCGCGGTGATGGGAGAGGCGGTGACGCTGGAGTACGATCTGGACGGCGCCGGGCGCGGCCATCGCGATCGGGCGGTGGCAGATCTGCTGTGCCGGCTGACCGGCGCGGAAGACGCCTGCATCGTCAATAACAACGCGGCGGCGGTGCTGCTGATGCTGGCGGCGATCGCCCCCGGCAAAGAGGTGGTGGTGTCGCGCGGCGAGCTGGTGGAAATCGGCGGTGCGTTCCGCATTCCCGACGTGATGCGCCAGGCCGGCTGCCAACTGGTGGAAGTCGGCACCACCAACCGCACCCATCTGAAGGATTACCGCCAGGCCATCAACGAGCAGACCGGCCTGTTGATGAAGGTGCACACCAGCAACTACAGCATTCAGGGCTTTACCGCGGCGGTCGACGAGGCCGAATTGGCGCAGCTCGGGGCCGAACAGGGCGTGCCGACCGCCACCGATCTGGGCAGCGGCTCGCTGATTGACATGGCGCAGTACGGCCTGCCCGCCGAGCCGATGCCGCAGAGGCTGCTGGCCGCCGGTATCGATCTGGTGACGTTCTCCGGCGATAAGCTGTTGGGCGGCCCGCAGGCCGGCATCATCGTCGGCAAAAAGGCGCTGATCGCTCGCCTGCAGCAGCATCCGCTCAAACGCGCGCTGCGCGTCGGTAAGCTGACGTTGGCGGCCCTGGAGGCCACGTTGCGGCTCTATCTGCAGCCGGAAAAACTGGCTGAGCAGCTGCCGACGCTGCGGCTGCTGACCCGCCCGCAGCAGGAGATGCAACAGGCGGCCGAGCGGCTGCTGGTGGCGCTGACGCCACGGTTCACCGCCGATTTCGAGCTGCGTGCCGAACCGTGCTGGTCGCAGATTGGCAGCGGTTCACTGCCGGTGGATCGCCTGCCCAGCTATGCGCTGACCTTCACGCCGCGCGACGGCCGTGGCGCCACGCTGGAGGCGTTGGCTGAACGCTGGCGCCGCCTGCCGCAGCCGGTGATCGGCCGCCTCGGCGACGGCCGGCTGTGGCTGGATCTGCGCTGTCTGGAACAGGAAGGGGCGCTGATCGACGCGCTGAGCGCCTCATGA
- a CDS encoding glutathione S-transferase, translating to MKLIGSYTSPFVRKISVMLLEKGIAFEFVNDPPYEPGSRVKELNPLAKVPVLIADDGEVFYDSPVVAEYLELLAVEPAFLPAERAAALRVRQVAALADGVTDAAATLFRESRRAPEKQDENWMLRQRDKLTQGLDALEALAREKTWLNAERLTLADIATGCALGYLNFRRILPNWCVERPALVKLAERLFARESFARTAPP from the coding sequence ATGAAGCTTATCGGCAGTTACACCAGTCCCTTTGTGCGCAAGATTTCCGTGATGCTGCTGGAGAAGGGGATCGCGTTCGAATTCGTCAACGATCCGCCGTATGAGCCCGGCAGCCGGGTGAAGGAGCTGAACCCGCTCGCCAAGGTGCCGGTGCTGATCGCCGATGACGGCGAGGTGTTTTACGACTCGCCGGTGGTGGCCGAATACCTTGAGCTGCTGGCGGTGGAGCCGGCGTTTTTGCCGGCTGAACGCGCCGCCGCGCTGCGCGTTCGCCAGGTGGCGGCGCTGGCGGACGGCGTGACCGACGCGGCGGCGACCCTGTTTCGCGAAAGCCGGCGCGCGCCGGAAAAACAGGACGAAAACTGGATGCTGCGCCAGCGTGACAAGCTGACGCAGGGGTTGGATGCGCTCGAGGCGCTGGCGCGGGAAAAAACGTGGCTCAATGCCGAGCGGCTGACGCTGGCGGATATCGCCACCGGCTGCGCGCTGGGCTACCTCAATTTCCGCCGCATCCTGCCGAACTGGTGCGTCGAGCGCCCGGCGCTGGTCAAGCTGGCTGAACGCCTGTTCGCTCGCGAAAGCTTCGCCCGCACTGCGCCGCCCTGA
- the fdxH gene encoding formate dehydrogenase subunit beta: protein MAMQSQDIIRKSATNGFTPAPRARDHQEEVAKLIDVTTCIGCKACQVACSEWNDIRDEVGHNVGVYDNPADLTAKSWTVMRFSEVEENGKLEWLIRKDGCMHCADPGCLKACPSEGAIIQYANGIVDFQSEHCIGCGYCIAGCPFDVPRMNKDDNRVYKCTLCVDRVDVGQEPACVKTCPTGAIHFGTKEAMKQVAADRVSELNTRGYQNAGLYDPAGVGGTHVMYVLHHADKPQLYHGLPDNPSISPAVTFWKGVWKPLAAIGFAATFAASVFHYVGVGPNRVDDEDEHDESHDEETRK, encoded by the coding sequence TCAAGACATCATTCGTAAATCCGCCACCAATGGTTTCACGCCGGCGCCGCGCGCCCGTGACCACCAGGAAGAAGTGGCCAAGCTGATCGATGTCACCACCTGTATCGGCTGCAAGGCCTGTCAGGTGGCCTGTTCCGAATGGAACGACATCCGCGACGAAGTGGGGCACAACGTCGGGGTGTACGATAACCCCGCCGATCTGACCGCCAAGTCGTGGACGGTGATGCGCTTCTCCGAGGTGGAGGAAAACGGCAAGCTGGAATGGCTGATCCGCAAGGATGGCTGCATGCACTGCGCCGATCCGGGCTGCCTGAAGGCCTGCCCGTCGGAAGGCGCGATCATTCAGTACGCCAACGGCATCGTCGACTTCCAGTCCGAGCACTGCATCGGCTGCGGCTACTGCATCGCCGGCTGCCCGTTCGACGTGCCGCGCATGAACAAGGACGACAACCGGGTGTACAAGTGCACCCTGTGCGTCGACCGCGTGGACGTCGGCCAGGAACCGGCCTGCGTGAAAACCTGCCCGACCGGCGCCATTCACTTCGGCACCAAGGAAGCGATGAAGCAGGTGGCGGCGGATCGCGTCAGCGAGCTGAACACCCGCGGCTACCAGAACGCCGGTTTGTACGATCCGGCGGGGGTGGGTGGCACGCACGTGATGTATGTGCTGCACCACGCCGACAAACCGCAGCTGTACCACGGTTTGCCGGACAACCCGAGCATCAGCCCGGCGGTGACCTTCTGGAAGGGCGTGTGGAAACCCCTGGCGGCCATCGGCTTTGCCGCCACCTTCGCGGCCAGCGTGTTCCACTATGTCGGCGTCGGGCCTAACCGCGTCGACGATGAGGACGAGCACGACGAGTCGCATGACGAGGAGACGCGCAAATGA
- a CDS encoding MFS transporter encodes MKTTLPPAARLGRQALLFPLCLVLFEFATYIGNDMIQPGMLAVVADFNAGEEWVPTSMTAYLAGGIFLQWLLGPLSDRRGRRPVMLAGVAFFIVACLAILLVTTIEQFIAMRFLQGIGLCFIGAVGYATIQESFEESVCIKITALMANVALIAPLLGPLAGAALIHVAPWQSMFVLFAALAAIAFYGLWKAMPETATLQGEAFSAANLWRDYRQVLGNRRFLCGALAIGFASLPLLAWIAQSPVILISGESLSTLDYGLLQIPVFGALILGNLTLARLTGKNSVERLIKLGAGPMLLGLLIAALATQFSSHAYLWMTAGLSLYAFGIGLANAGLYRLTLFSSNVSKGTVSATMGMLSMMVFTVGIELAKVAYVWGGSGLFNLFNLISGLCWLTLVALFIGKRRNGDPTPQPTGAA; translated from the coding sequence ATGAAAACAACATTACCACCTGCGGCACGTTTGGGCCGACAGGCGCTTTTATTCCCTCTTTGTCTGGTGCTGTTCGAGTTCGCCACCTATATCGGCAACGATATGATTCAGCCGGGCATGCTGGCCGTCGTGGCGGATTTCAACGCCGGCGAAGAGTGGGTACCCACCTCGATGACCGCCTATCTGGCCGGCGGCATCTTCCTGCAGTGGCTGCTCGGGCCGCTGTCGGATCGCCGCGGCCGTCGCCCGGTGATGCTGGCCGGGGTGGCGTTCTTTATCGTCGCCTGCCTGGCGATCCTGCTGGTCACCACCATCGAACAGTTCATCGCCATGCGTTTCCTGCAGGGCATCGGCCTGTGCTTTATCGGCGCCGTCGGCTACGCCACCATTCAGGAGTCGTTTGAAGAATCGGTGTGCATCAAGATCACCGCACTGATGGCCAACGTGGCGCTGATCGCCCCGCTGCTCGGGCCGCTGGCCGGCGCGGCGCTGATCCACGTCGCGCCGTGGCAGAGCATGTTCGTGCTGTTCGCCGCGCTGGCGGCCATCGCCTTCTACGGCCTGTGGAAAGCGATGCCGGAAACCGCCACGCTGCAGGGCGAGGCGTTTTCCGCCGCCAACCTGTGGCGCGACTACCGCCAGGTGTTGGGCAACCGCCGCTTCCTGTGCGGCGCCCTGGCGATCGGTTTCGCCAGCCTGCCGCTGCTGGCCTGGATCGCCCAGTCGCCGGTGATCCTGATCAGCGGTGAGTCGCTGTCGACGCTGGATTACGGCCTGCTGCAAATCCCGGTATTCGGCGCGCTGATCCTCGGCAACCTGACGCTGGCGCGCCTGACCGGCAAAAATAGCGTGGAGCGCCTGATCAAGCTGGGTGCAGGCCCGATGCTGTTGGGGCTACTGATCGCCGCGCTGGCGACCCAGTTCTCCAGCCATGCCTACCTGTGGATGACCGCCGGCCTGAGCCTGTACGCCTTCGGCATTGGCCTCGCCAACGCCGGCCTGTACCGCCTGACGCTGTTCTCCAGCAATGTCAGCAAGGGCACCGTGTCGGCCACCATGGGCATGCTGAGCATGATGGTGTTCACCGTCGGCATCGAACTGGCCAAGGTCGCCTACGTCTGGGGCGGCAGCGGGCTGTTCAACCTGTTCAACCTCATCAGCGGCCTGTGCTGGCTGACGCTGGTGGCGCTGTTTATCGGCAAACGCCGCAACGGCGACCCCACGCCGCAGCCGACCGGCGCGGCTTAA
- a CDS encoding type II toxin-antitoxin system RelE/ParE family toxin produces the protein MELKWTSKALSDLARLFEFLALANRTAAANSVKALVAAPKALLDNPRLGERLDEFLPQEVRRILVGRYEIRYQVKPATIYVLRIWHTREER, from the coding sequence ATGGAGTTAAAATGGACGAGTAAGGCGCTATCGGATTTGGCGCGTTTGTTTGAGTTTCTTGCCTTGGCTAACCGCACTGCGGCAGCGAATTCGGTGAAGGCCTTGGTCGCCGCGCCTAAAGCGTTGCTCGATAATCCTCGCCTGGGTGAAAGACTGGACGAGTTTTTACCGCAGGAAGTGAGGCGTATTCTGGTCGGCCGCTATGAGATACGTTACCAGGTGAAGCCGGCAACGATTTATGTTCTGCGTATTTGGCATACCCGCGAAGAGCGATAG
- a CDS encoding LysR family transcriptional regulator: MASSLPPLYALRAFESAARTGSFTLAAEELHLTPSAVSKHIKTLEQHFGCRLFQRNGPRIEVTPQGKIFAAELQQGFGRIEQACELFRSHRDLLRLKAPSTLTLRWLLDCLSRFRQTAQAFEVQAVSVWMDIDSVDFFSEPYDCAILLGNGHFGANTAAAKLFDEWLIPICAPALLADGQCDLAACPLIHPSPDRRDWRRWLQKSGSAVPIDLMRGQVFDSLEQGNTAAIAGHGISIGDLALSLRTIEEGVLALPCDAAVRTGDGYYLVWPAESAKRPLIERLQAFLAAQTPDVSRAAVRFIG; this comes from the coding sequence ATGGCCAGTTCCCTTCCGCCGCTTTACGCCCTGCGCGCCTTCGAGAGCGCCGCCCGCACCGGCTCGTTCACGCTGGCCGCCGAGGAGCTGCATCTCACCCCGAGCGCCGTCAGCAAGCACATCAAAACGCTGGAGCAGCACTTCGGCTGCCGGCTGTTCCAGCGCAACGGCCCGCGCATCGAGGTCACGCCGCAGGGGAAAATCTTCGCCGCCGAGCTGCAGCAAGGGTTTGGCCGCATCGAGCAAGCCTGCGAGCTGTTCAGAAGCCACCGCGATCTGCTGCGGCTGAAGGCGCCCTCCACCCTGACCCTGCGCTGGCTGCTGGACTGCCTGAGCCGGTTCCGGCAAACGGCGCAGGCGTTCGAGGTACAGGCAGTCAGCGTCTGGATGGACATCGACAGCGTGGATTTTTTCAGCGAACCCTACGACTGCGCCATCCTGCTCGGCAACGGCCATTTCGGCGCCAACACCGCCGCCGCCAAGCTGTTCGACGAATGGCTGATCCCAATTTGCGCCCCCGCGCTGCTCGCCGACGGGCAGTGCGATCTCGCCGCCTGCCCGCTGATCCATCCTTCGCCCGATCGGCGCGACTGGCGGCGCTGGCTGCAAAAAAGCGGGTCCGCAGTCCCGATCGATCTCATGCGCGGCCAGGTGTTCGATTCGCTGGAACAGGGCAATACGGCGGCCATCGCCGGGCACGGCATCTCGATCGGCGATCTGGCGCTGAGCCTGCGGACCATTGAGGAAGGGGTGTTGGCGCTGCCTTGTGACGCCGCCGTACGCACCGGCGACGGTTACTATCTGGTTTGGCCGGCGGAGTCGGCGAAACGGCCGCTGATCGAACGTTTACAGGCGTTTCTCGCCGCCCAAACACCCGACGTCAGCCGGGCCGCCGTCAGATTTATCGGCTAG
- a CDS encoding LysE family translocator, giving the protein MNLSLLAAYFAAIFLLIATPGPVVAMVANTAARFGARRALLTALGSNGASLLLIGTAALIVTGLFAVDMRMLQWVGLLGCLYIGRLAIVSLYEDLSARTPDAQPVAPPQKRSAILNGFLVGIANPKDIIFFVAFFPQFIAVTPSVGASLTLLTALWVLADFAILLAYITLLSGTALQRARRAISVLSASLLLGVAVIGVGYALWALFG; this is encoded by the coding sequence ATGAATCTGTCGTTACTGGCGGCGTATTTCGCCGCCATTTTTTTGCTGATCGCCACGCCGGGGCCGGTGGTGGCGATGGTGGCCAACACCGCGGCGCGCTTTGGCGCCAGGCGTGCGCTGTTGACCGCGCTGGGCAGCAACGGGGCCTCCTTGTTGCTGATCGGCACCGCCGCGCTGATTGTCACCGGGCTGTTCGCGGTGGATATGCGCATGCTGCAGTGGGTAGGCCTGCTGGGCTGCCTGTATATCGGCCGCTTGGCGATCGTCTCGCTGTATGAGGATTTATCCGCGCGAACCCCCGATGCGCAGCCCGTTGCGCCGCCGCAAAAACGCTCGGCGATCCTGAACGGTTTTCTGGTGGGCATCGCCAACCCCAAAGACATTATCTTCTTCGTCGCCTTTTTCCCGCAGTTCATTGCCGTCACCCCTTCGGTCGGCGCCAGCCTGACGCTGCTGACCGCACTGTGGGTGCTGGCGGACTTCGCCATTTTGCTGGCCTATATCACCCTGCTGTCGGGAACGGCGCTGCAGCGCGCGCGGCGGGCGATCTCTGTCCTGTCGGCGTCGCTGCTGTTGGGGGTGGCGGTGATAGGGGTAGGATATGCGTTGTGGGCACTGTTTGGCTGA
- the selB gene encoding selenocysteine-specific translation elongation factor yields MIIATAGHVDHGKTTLLQAISGINADRLPEEKRRGMTIDLGYAYWPQPDGRVLGFIDVPGHEKFLANMLAGVGGIDHALLVVACDDGVMAQTREHLAILRLSGRPALTVALTKADRVDAARVDEVRRQVRDELVRQGWPDAPLFVTAAAAGEGIEALRAHLLALPSGEHALTRRFRLAVDRAFSVKGAGLVVTGTALGGRVQVGDTLWLTGADAPVRVRGLHAQNQTVEQAQAGQRIALNISGDVDKDRIARGDWLLAQRPPEAAERILVALEADRPIRHWQPLHLHHAASHITGRISLLNDGLAELILDRPLWLAENDRLVLRDIGARQTLGAARVLRLSAPKRGKRQPDYLAWLQALAQAQDDAQALALELPQGALSLAAFAWARQLTDDGLAALLADRDLLIVGDRALAQDQVQQAESRLLQVLAEYHQQHADQLGLGRARLRRMALPQQPEALVFMMIDRLLKGGALRNTRGWLHLPEHGLAFSADEAPLWARIEPLFGDEPWWVRDLASELGEEESRVRALLRKAAQLGHVTAVVVDRYYLSRRIDQFAALIRELDAERGGANAADFRDRLGVGRKLAIQVLEFFDRSGFTRRKGNEHPLRDGGLFGN; encoded by the coding sequence ATGATCATCGCCACCGCCGGCCATGTCGATCATGGCAAAACCACCCTGCTGCAGGCGATCTCGGGGATCAACGCGGATCGCCTGCCGGAAGAAAAGCGCCGCGGCATGACCATCGATCTGGGTTACGCCTACTGGCCGCAGCCGGACGGCCGGGTGCTGGGTTTTATCGACGTGCCCGGCCACGAGAAATTCCTCGCCAATATGCTGGCGGGCGTCGGCGGTATCGACCATGCATTGCTGGTGGTGGCCTGCGACGACGGCGTGATGGCGCAAACCCGCGAGCATCTGGCGATCCTGCGCCTGAGCGGGCGCCCGGCGCTGACGGTGGCGTTGACCAAGGCCGACCGGGTGGACGCGGCGCGTGTCGACGAGGTACGCCGCCAGGTGCGCGACGAACTGGTGCGCCAGGGCTGGCCCGATGCGCCGCTGTTTGTTACCGCGGCGGCGGCGGGGGAAGGCATCGAGGCGCTGCGCGCGCATTTGCTGGCGCTGCCCTCCGGCGAGCACGCGTTGACGCGCCGTTTTCGCCTGGCGGTAGACCGTGCGTTCAGCGTCAAAGGGGCGGGGCTGGTGGTGACCGGCACCGCGCTCGGCGGTCGGGTGCAGGTGGGGGATACGCTGTGGCTGACCGGCGCCGACGCGCCGGTGCGGGTGCGTGGCCTGCACGCCCAAAATCAGACCGTGGAGCAGGCGCAGGCCGGGCAACGCATTGCGTTGAACATCAGCGGCGATGTCGATAAAGACCGGATCGCGCGCGGCGACTGGCTGCTGGCGCAGCGTCCACCGGAAGCGGCGGAACGCATTCTGGTGGCGCTGGAAGCGGATCGGCCGATCCGCCATTGGCAGCCGCTGCATCTGCACCATGCCGCCAGCCACATCACCGGGCGCATTTCGCTGCTGAACGACGGGTTGGCGGAACTGATCCTCGATCGCCCGCTGTGGCTGGCGGAAAACGATCGGCTGGTGCTGCGCGACATCGGCGCACGGCAAACGCTGGGCGCGGCCCGGGTGCTCAGGCTGAGCGCCCCCAAGCGCGGCAAGCGCCAGCCGGACTACCTGGCATGGCTGCAGGCTCTGGCGCAGGCGCAAGACGATGCGCAGGCGCTGGCGCTTGAGCTGCCGCAGGGCGCGCTGTCGCTGGCGGCGTTCGCCTGGGCGCGTCAGTTGACCGACGACGGCCTGGCGGCACTGCTGGCGGACCGCGATCTGCTGATCGTCGGTGACCGGGCGCTCGCGCAGGATCAGGTGCAACAGGCGGAGAGCCGGCTGCTGCAGGTGCTGGCGGAGTACCACCAACAGCACGCCGACCAGCTGGGGTTAGGGCGCGCCCGCCTGCGGCGCATGGCGTTGCCTCAGCAGCCGGAAGCGTTGGTGTTTATGATGATCGACCGGCTGCTGAAGGGCGGGGCGCTGCGCAATACGCGCGGCTGGCTGCACCTGCCGGAACACGGCCTGGCGTTCAGCGCCGACGAGGCGCCGCTGTGGGCGCGCATCGAACCGCTGTTTGGTGACGAGCCGTGGTGGGTGCGCGATCTGGCCAGCGAGTTGGGCGAAGAGGAGAGCCGGGTGCGAGCGCTGCTGCGCAAGGCGGCTCAGCTGGGCCATGTGACGGCGGTGGTGGTGGATCGCTACTACCTCAGCCGACGCATCGATCAGTTCGCGGCGCTGATCCGCGAGCTGGATGCGGAGCGGGGCGGCGCCAACGCCGCCGACTTCCGCGATCGGCTCGGCGTCGGGCGCAAGCTGGCGATCCAGGTGCTGGAGTTCTTCGATCGCAGCGGCTTTACCCGCCGCAAGGGTAACGAGCATCCGCTGCGCGACGGTGGGTTGTTCGGCAACTGA
- the fdoI gene encoding formate dehydrogenase cytochrome b556 subunit: protein MRKEKPIQRYSAPERINHWIVAFCFVFAAISGLGFFFPSFNWLMNIFGTPQLARILHPFVGVIMFAAFLLMFLRYWKHNLINREDIVWAKNIHKIAMNEEVGDTGRYNFGQKCVFWAAIISLVLLLASGVVIWRPYFAPSFSIPLIRIALLVHSLAAVGLIIVIMVHIYAALWVKGTITAMVEGWVPAAWAKKHHPRWYREVREKRQEDKP from the coding sequence ATGAGAAAGGAAAAGCCCATTCAGCGTTACAGCGCACCGGAGCGCATCAACCACTGGATCGTGGCGTTCTGCTTCGTGTTCGCCGCCATCAGCGGGCTGGGGTTCTTCTTCCCCTCCTTCAACTGGCTGATGAACATCTTCGGGACGCCGCAGCTGGCGCGCATTCTGCACCCGTTTGTCGGGGTGATCATGTTTGCCGCGTTCCTGCTGATGTTCCTGCGCTACTGGAAGCATAACCTGATCAACCGGGAAGATATCGTCTGGGCCAAGAACATCCACAAAATCGCCATGAACGAGGAAGTGGGTGACACCGGGCGCTATAATTTCGGCCAGAAGTGCGTGTTCTGGGCGGCGATTATCAGCCTGGTGCTGTTGCTGGCCAGCGGCGTGGTGATCTGGCGGCCGTATTTTGCGCCGTCGTTCTCCATCCCGCTGATCCGCATCGCGCTGCTGGTGCATTCGCTGGCCGCGGTCGGCCTGATTATCGTGATTATGGTGCACATTTACGCCGCATTGTGGGTAAAAGGCACCATTACCGCGATGGTGGAAGGCTGGGTGCCGGCGGCCTGGGCCAAGAAACATCATCCGCGCTGGTACCGTGAGGTCCGCGAGAAACGACAGGAAGATAAACCCTGA
- the fdhE gene encoding formate dehydrogenase accessory protein FdhE yields MSIRIVPKEQLGAQREKSTTAENIPPLLFANLKSLYSRRADRLRQLAVDNPLGDYLNFAAELAQAQQHALHDNPLQLDLSEALAQGAASGKPPLDLSVFPRSEHWRKLLTSLIAELRPQAPEHILAVLDNLEKASAHELELMADALLNREFGKVGSEKAPFLWAALSLYWAQMASLIPGKARAEYGEQRQFCPVCGSIPVSSMVHIGTVNGLRYLYCNLCESEWHVVRVKCSNCEQTRDLNYWSLDSEQAAVKAESCGDCGTYLKILYQEKDPQVEAVADDLASLVLDARMEEEGFGRSSINPFLFPAE; encoded by the coding sequence ATGAGTATCCGCATCGTTCCTAAAGAGCAGTTAGGGGCACAGCGTGAGAAGTCCACAACGGCGGAGAACATCCCGCCGTTACTTTTCGCCAACCTGAAAAGCCTGTACAGCCGCCGCGCCGATCGTCTGCGTCAGCTGGCGGTCGACAATCCGCTGGGCGACTACCTGAACTTCGCCGCCGAGCTGGCGCAGGCGCAGCAGCATGCGCTGCACGATAACCCGTTGCAGCTCGATCTGAGCGAAGCGCTGGCGCAGGGCGCCGCCAGCGGCAAACCGCCGCTCGATCTGAGCGTGTTCCCGCGCAGCGAGCACTGGCGCAAGCTGCTGACGTCGCTGATCGCCGAGCTGCGCCCGCAGGCGCCGGAGCATATCCTGGCGGTGCTGGACAACCTGGAGAAAGCCTCGGCGCACGAGCTGGAGCTGATGGCCGACGCCTTGCTCAACCGCGAGTTCGGCAAGGTGGGCAGCGAGAAGGCGCCGTTTCTCTGGGCCGCGCTGTCGCTCTATTGGGCGCAGATGGCCAGCCTGATCCCCGGCAAGGCGCGCGCCGAATACGGCGAGCAGCGCCAATTCTGCCCGGTGTGCGGCAGCATCCCGGTCTCCAGCATGGTGCACATCGGCACCGTCAACGGCCTGCGCTACCTGTACTGCAACCTGTGCGAAAGCGAATGGCACGTGGTGCGGGTGAAGTGCAGCAACTGCGAGCAGACCCGCGATCTCAACTACTGGTCGCTGGACAGCGAGCAGGCGGCGGTGAAGGCGGAGAGCTGCGGCGACTGCGGCACTTACCTGAAGATCCTCTATCAGGAAAAAGACCCGCAGGTCGAAGCGGTGGCCGACGATCTGGCTTCGCTGGTGCTGGACGCCCGCATGGAAGAAGAAGGCTTCGGCCGCAGCAGCATCAATCCGTTCCTGTTCCCGGCGGAGTAA
- a CDS encoding CopG family ribbon-helix-helix protein, whose product MNTKVITAHVPLPLAEKVDEMAAKLERSRGWIVKQALTAWLEQEEERRRLTLAALADVEQHNVIDHESVEAWAASLDSDEPLPVPR is encoded by the coding sequence ATGAATACGAAAGTCATCACCGCTCATGTCCCGCTGCCTTTGGCTGAAAAGGTGGATGAAATGGCCGCCAAACTTGAACGCTCACGGGGATGGATAGTGAAGCAAGCCCTCACCGCCTGGCTCGAGCAAGAGGAAGAGCGCCGCCGATTAACGCTGGCGGCGCTGGCCGATGTCGAACAGCATAACGTTATCGATCATGAGTCGGTAGAAGCCTGGGCGGCCAGCCTGGACAGTGACGAGCCGCTGCCGGTACCGCGCTGA